The genomic interval TTTTGAAGCCTGTGTGTAGTTTGTGTCCTTCTGAGGCTTGTGCTCATTGAGAACGGGAGTGAATGAGAGTGAAATGGAAGTAAAGAACAAGGTTATTGCTCTGGGGTAGATTTCTCTCAGTGACGCTTGGTTGTCAGTGAGTGATGATGTCAGCACGTGAGAGGGATCGTGTGGGGCCGATGCTAAAGCTAATATTATCACTGGGGCTAGCTCTGTTACCTGCTACAGGGGCAGGTCCGGAGGCGGAGGGCTGCGGGTCTGCTGGGATCTGCTGCCCGCGGAGAGACAGCACCTGTGTCCGTCACGGTTGGAGAACGGACCGCTCCCATGGACAGTGTTACTGCGACCAGGCCTGCACCAGCATTCGGGACTGCTGCCATGATTACCACCTCATATGTCCAGGTACATGAATGTACTCATCTAAAACCACCAGAAGATAAAAAATGTAGCCATATGTTACTTTAAAAGAAATTaaggcctgtgaaggacttaaTAATGCATGGAAATCTGAATCTGCCAAATCTGTCTaggcattttatatatatatatatatatatgtgtgtgtgtgtgtgtgtacagtaagtataataaatgtcattgtttaatatatatgtgtgttaatATTTAGTTAGCCATGTTGTTAAATGCACACATGTAGTGAAAATTTTCACCCCTTAGACTTGTTTTGTATTTCTTGATCTTAAAATACACTTGCTCTAAATGTTATGAATACTGTATTTAATCTAGTGTTATGATTATATGTGATTTCTTCTGGACGTCTTGCTTATATATGTCCTATAGTATTTGCCGTGCCAGAACAAAGCAGTGCGTTATTGCTCAGTCACTCATGTAATAATGGATTGTTCCATGAATCAAATGTGCAGAGTGTGCATTTACCAAGCAGTTCTTCACAGACCATTCCTGGTGCTCTGTCTGTATTCCTGACTGAGTAACCATTTTGCTTCCATCCTGTTTTTAACATGTGACTTGtgctaggttttttttttctttggtggAATCCCCTGTGCAGTATTAAGGCCAGATACAGTTAACTGACTATATAAGTTTAAGTCTGTTGTATGATGGGCAGCACAATGGCTTTGCAGGTatagtgttgctgccacacagttCCAGATTGCTGGGCTCATCCCCACCCCTGGtcactgtgtgaggagtttagtgtgttctccctgtttctgcatgggttttctctgggtgttctgATCTCCTCCCATAGTCCTAAAACACAtctggtaggtgtattggctgTGCAAAGTTgctcacaggtgtgagggtATGAGCGGCTGCgtgatgccttgtgatggactgggtcCCCGTCCATGGTGcgtccctgccttgtgcccagtggtcttaggtaagctctggaccctgaacaggatgatgaatgaatgagtgctAGATGATCtagtcttaaaatgttgaaaactaAAGGCTCAAGACATGACTGTGACTGGCACCTTAGAGATGCAAAACATCGGTTTAGTTTCTAAATGATATGGTAAAATTTAAAATGGCATGgtgattatattttaaaacagagGCCTGATCACTCACTGTATTCACCTGTCACCtgttttgtatgtgtgcatCAGCTGTGGATTGTGTAGTGAGCGAGTGGAGCACTTGGTCAGGATGTTCAGAGCCATGTAAGGCCACAGTGCGAGTGAGGCAGAGGTGGGTTCTGCAAGAGCCACAAAACGGAGGTGAGCCCTGTCCCCCTCTGCAGCAGACTGCTGGCTGTGCAGAGTACCACGATCACCATGGACACTGCCTCCAGTCTCTAGGTGAGCCACAGCTGCATATTTTCAGTGAACAGTGAATTTATTTCTGACAGAAGCCATGACCTCTGTTTCTGTCTTCCTGCACGGTGGTAGTTCCTGCGCTCATCACCACCGGTGGCTATGGCAATGCTCGCAAGAAGAGGGAGGTCTCAGACAGCAACGATGTCATAGGGTATGTTTCGAGGAGTCGGTTTCTTAGGCTTTGCTTCTGACGCACAGAATTCTCCAGAAGGGGGCGCTATGAACATTGTgtagtaaaaatattttgtttattatttgtttatgtttttatttggtggATGGAATTGGCGATAGAGACAGCAGTTTACTAATAATTCCTATATTATTTCACAGTATTTTACAAACTTATCGTCCACAAACGTGTCTCAATGTTATGTGACTTTTAGTTTACTTTTCAcggtgaatggaccaatagaaatgctccaaagttactgagaataaaatctttttgcattgacttccattaaaatgtatttctattATTGCTCTTAGAACAGCAACGATATCTGATGTaagaacataaatatatattcattttctcCTGGTAATTCAAGAATGTGTTATGTGCAGCTACTGTGTGGAGTTTGAGCTCACCTCACTGACCACAGCTTGTCAGCAGACCAGCAGTCCTCATACTCAGTGGATGAAATATCTGCGGGAGGGACACCAGGTGTGTGTGGAGTGCCAGCCACCAGCCCTCGCAGCTGGACAGAAACACTGCTCTGGAGATGGAGAAGACGTGGACCTGGACAGGTCAGAACACTCTTCTGAATCGTTTACACTAAAACtaccacaaaaaaacaacagtcaAACAGTATCAAATAATTATCACAATGTGGAACAACAGggagtgtcactgccacacagctccagggtcctgaggtcgTGGGTTTGACCACTGACTCATCTGACAAtctctgaggagtttgtgtgtgggtttcctctgggtgctacaGTTTCCTCCCGCACTTCAGAAACAtttgctggtaggtggattggctgtgcagAAGTGTccatgaatgtgagtgtgtgagtcaatgtgtCAGGCCCTGTTATGAACTGGGGCCCCATCATGTTATTGCCTTGcttccagtgattctgggtaggctaaTATAGGTGGGTAGACCAACAGTGATCCTTAACTGGATGAAGTGGTTTAAGaaattgaattaatgaatgaactacAGACTAACTAGAAAATGCCATTATAAATAAGCTATtggccaaaaagaaaaaaaaaagccttcagGTTCCTAATGCTATGTTCAAACACAATCATTTgttatcattcattcagtcattgtctgtaaccgcatatccagttcagggtcgtggtgggtccggagccaacccggaatcactgagcgcaaggtaggaatacactaGAGGGggcaccggaggaaacccaacgcagagacggggagaacacaccaaactcctgacagactgtcacctggagtgggacttgaacccacaacctccaggtccctgaagctgtgtgactgcgacacgacctgctacaccactgtgctgcccatttgttgcataattattttaaatgttcataTCTTCATATCaagattttaattcatttatttattcatcttctgtaactacttcatcctgttcagggtcatggtgtatCTGCAGCCTGCCCAGAATTATTGATACCAAAGCAAGAACACACATTATACGGGTGCCAGTTCATTACAgagtttaaatattttactagATTCAAATGATTATAGAATCAAATCCACTTCTAATAATTGTTATGGATGAATAGTTTTCCCTTTATGAAAGCTATACAGTTAGAATCAAATCACATGCACTTCCATGgaaattcattttatattatgaAAACCAAAATGTAATCATAGTATGATGACCCAAATTAGCATTGTGACAGCAGTTCATACCACAGCTCATCTATCACAAAGCCTGTGTTGAAtgttccactagagggcagagaGAGATCATGCTCTCAGACTGCAGGCACTTATTATTATACTATGCAAATTATGCTTACGATCCTCACTTGTATTTCAGAAGATCAGTAAGAATTTAAAGGAATCCAATTTTCTGGCAGCCGAACTGTACTGCTGCTACTTGTTTTGCCTTTGGGCTTACTGAAGAGTTGTGCAGTAATTTAGAACACTCTAGTGCTTCGCGGGACTCATTAATGAAAAAGGGAGATTGCCCGTTTAATCAAAACCATATTAAAATTCCAGTGAAGCATTAAAGATTGGACTCGCTTATTTCTTCCCAGCACAAGGATATTTTCCATCTGTTGACGAAGCTAACGATAGTCATAGGGAGTGATGGAAAAACCCTTCTGTGTGTACTGAAGagggtgattttttttgttttgttttgctttgctttttttttatttaatgaacatGTTTTTGCCCCCAGGGCACTTGTAATGGTTCTTTGAACATTGAACATTCTGAACCAAAagaaaaatcaagaaaaatggCTCCTCTGGATAATGAAGGGAAGAACTTTTGCAGAAGTGCTTTAAGAATATagcttttacattttcttaCATGTGCCCATGAGAAAAGGGAAGCCATGGGATAAGCTCTGCGTTTTTCTTGCAGGAAAGTGTCTCTGCAGTGGCAGGCCGTGGGGAACCCCCGATGTAGAGGAGTATGGAGACGTGTTCGCAGACGAGAGTCCTGCTCTTGTCCCACTGTACACagctttctctttatctgacactcacatgcacacatcAGACACTCCCTACCACTGTAAGATGGCGTTTTTGATCACCAAGGTACTGTTTATGAATATTGTGCCCCAGGAATTagaagtgtgttttgttttgttttttctttttgttttgttttgtttttagaatAGCCAAGTGtagtaattcattaattcattatctgtaactgcttatccagttctgggtcatgGTGGctccggagcctacacagaatcactggtcgcaaggcaggaacacaccctggatggtgcgccaggccttcacagggcgacacattcacacacattcactcacacctatggacaccaacacaccaacgtgtgtttttggaccgtgggaaaaaacccgagcacccggaggaaacccacgcagacacagggagaactgtctcacagacagtaaccaggagcgggacttgaacccacaacctgtgtgactgcaacactacctgctgcgccaccatgccgcccataaGTGTAGTAATTCTAAAGGCATTTCTATTACATAACTCTAAAGCCCTTAAAGTAAactttgattattattttagtcTGCATTATGGTTCTGCAGATCTGACATATACCtccaaaacagcacaaaatatTTCTATACATTATCATAGACTTTATATAGAACATTATATAAATCTTATAGTTTCCAATTGTATTAATTCATCTATTTATAATGGTAGGAATAAACAGTCAACAAGGCATTAGTTCATGTGTATCATTTATTTGATGTCCAGCCAGCCAAagggggatttttttttaccgAAAAGTAATAGAAAGATCAGAggacattttaacacatttttagtttcctttttttcctttacAAGACAACGTATTGTCACATACAGAACAAGATACTGCTCCAGAGGTACGACATGCTTCGAACAATGTAACGCACATACAGAAACGACGTCATAGAAAGTCAACAGGTAGAAAGTTTACAAAACACACAGCCTTTAGACCTACAAACAACATCGTAGAAGAGTTtcagaggaggagagggggtGTAAACAATTCTCTCTTTTTGTATTTGTTCAGATCCCTGGAAAATAAACAGAtgcacattttttatttctctttcacaATTATCAAATGCTTGTTCAAATCTTAAACTACTTTTATAAGAAAGACGGAGTGGTAACTTGATTGTGCTTTCTGGTTGAAACGTAATACATACAAATGCACTGACTCCACCTTCATGAGCCATCTTATCAAAATGATAGAATTTAAAAACTCTTGAATTCTAAAGCTTTCCATTTTCTCATTGTGGTTGCAAAAACATTCTTAGAATAAAACCAGACATTCTGCATGTTTGACAGTTTGTGAAACTTTGAGTTGATCACAGTTTGACACATTTTCTCTTGAGGGGATGTATTTGTGAACATAGTTTAAGAGCTAGGCCTCTGAATGTTTCATTATAAATGTTAAGGTTACCTGCACGGTGTGTGTTTACGTCAGAAACAAACGCCTCATCATTTTCCAATAACACTGAGACATTAGTCATATTCAAATGATTGATTGTCATCACTGTTTTGTTGACTGTTCTCTCAAATGTTTTGTCATTGTAAAATGTCCTATGAAAAATATCAGCTGAAAAATTAGAGTTGAAATCAACCTTCCTCTGATAAGAgcacactatatgtccaaatgtaTCCAGACACCATTCTAATTAAGAAATACAGCTCCTTCAAATTGTTCACATTCTCCCATATTTAGTTTTTTCCACTGACATTCAATTAAAAccattatatttgtttatgaaGTAAATACCATTGTAATTCAATCCAATTACCATTTTCCAgactctcttttttcctttataATCACAGAACATTTTTCTGGAGACTGAATGTATCTGATTATATAATTGGGTGGCTCTAAACTGCAGTAGGATTAAAAGGCAAGTGTAAACTGATTTTGTATCATcataaaaacaaattcaaaacatgttatttctgcAGGTCCTTTACTGAA from Hoplias malabaricus isolate fHopMal1 chromosome 3, fHopMal1.hap1, whole genome shotgun sequence carries:
- the si:dkey-7k24.5 gene encoding somatomedin-B and thrombospondin type-1 domain-containing protein; this translates as MSARERDRVGPMLKLILSLGLALLPATGAGPEAEGCGSAGICCPRRDSTCVRHGWRTDRSHGQCYCDQACTSIRDCCHDYHLICPAVDCVVSEWSTWSGCSEPCKATVRVRQRWVLQEPQNGGEPCPPLQQTAGCAEYHDHHGHCLQSLVPALITTGGYGNARKKREVSDSNDVIGYCVEFELTSLTTACQQTSSPHTQWMKYLREGHQVCVECQPPALAAGQKHCSGDGEDVDLDRKVSLQWQAVGNPRCRGVWRRVRRRESCSCPTVHSFLFI